A window from Candidatus Tectomicrobia bacterium encodes these proteins:
- a CDS encoding dihydroorotate dehydrogenase electron transfer subunit, with amino-acid sequence MPEMVRILENRRESPWTRTLFFDKEIPCAPGQFMMVWLPRVGEKPFTLSYPNAITVKRAGVFTERLTALEPGDSVGLRGPLGKGYPPLERPALIGGGVGIAELRLLALACEKPTFILGGRTAEEILFLEEFRRLGPVHVATEDGSLGTRGLVTALLPVEASAYAICGPERMMAACLDLLPPERTYLAIERYMKCAVGLCGQCTCSGWRVCVDGPVFPGAWVREMEDFGRRRRAKSGRWEAI; translated from the coding sequence ATGCCTGAGATGGTCCGCATCCTGGAGAACCGCCGGGAGAGCCCCTGGACCCGCACGCTCTTCTTCGACAAGGAGATCCCCTGCGCGCCCGGCCAGTTCATGATGGTCTGGCTGCCCCGGGTGGGGGAGAAGCCCTTCACCCTTTCCTATCCCAACGCGATCACGGTGAAGCGGGCGGGCGTTTTCACCGAACGCCTGACAGCCCTTGAGCCAGGGGATTCGGTGGGCCTCCGAGGGCCCCTCGGGAAGGGCTACCCTCCCCTGGAGCGCCCGGCCCTGATCGGGGGGGGCGTGGGAATTGCGGAACTGAGGCTCCTGGCTCTCGCCTGCGAGAAACCCACCTTCATCCTGGGCGGCCGCACGGCCGAGGAGATCCTTTTCCTTGAGGAGTTCCGCCGGCTGGGGCCCGTCCACGTCGCCACCGAGGACGGCTCGCTCGGCACCCGCGGCCTCGTCACCGCGCTCCTGCCCGTCGAGGCCTCCGCCTACGCCATCTGCGGCCCCGAGCGGATGATGGCCGCCTGCCTGGACCTCCTGCCCCCCGAACGGACCTACCTCGCGATCGAGCGCTACATGAAATGCGCCGTCGGTCTCTGCGGCCAGTGCACCTGTTCTGGCTGGCGGGTGTGCGTGGATGGCCCTGTATTTCCGGGCGCTTGGGTCCGGGAGATGGAGGATTTCGGCCGCCGGAGGCGTGCCAAGAGCGGCCGCTGGGAAGCCATCTAG
- the hemC gene encoding hydroxymethylbilane synthase yields the protein MSSLRLGTRGSTLALAQARQMAARLRELHPGLEVEEIIIRTKGDEVLDSPLYQVGGKGLFVKEIEEALLDGRIDLAVHSLKDLPSELPPGLVLGVVPEREEPWDVLISRGGESIRNLAPGSKVGTSSLRRRAQLLRYRKDLQILDMRGNVDTRLRKVEQGVVDAAILAAAGLNRLGRGDRATEVLAPELMLPAVAQGALGIEAREGDARTLGLLAPLEHLPTRQAVEAERAVMARLEGGCKVPLAAFAEPRRGRLHLRALVASLDGTRIAEAEGEGGPEEAVALGDEVARRIVASGGREILDEIRVA from the coding sequence TTGTCTTCCCTCCGCCTGGGGACGCGGGGCAGCACCCTGGCCCTCGCCCAGGCCCGCCAGATGGCCGCCCGCCTGCGGGAGCTTCACCCCGGCTTGGAGGTCGAGGAGATCATCATCCGCACCAAGGGAGACGAGGTGCTGGATTCCCCCCTCTACCAGGTGGGCGGGAAAGGGCTCTTCGTGAAGGAGATCGAGGAGGCCCTCCTCGACGGGCGCATCGACCTCGCCGTCCATAGCCTGAAGGATCTGCCCAGCGAGCTTCCGCCGGGGCTCGTCCTGGGCGTGGTCCCCGAGCGGGAGGAGCCCTGGGACGTGCTGATCTCGCGCGGCGGAGAGTCCATACGAAACCTCGCCCCCGGCAGCAAGGTCGGCACGAGCAGCCTCCGGCGCAGGGCGCAGCTCCTCCGCTACCGGAAGGACCTCCAGATCCTCGACATGCGCGGCAACGTGGACACCCGCCTCCGCAAGGTGGAGCAGGGGGTGGTGGACGCCGCCATCCTGGCCGCCGCAGGCCTGAACCGGCTGGGCCGGGGGGACCGGGCCACCGAGGTGCTCGCACCCGAGCTCATGCTCCCGGCCGTCGCGCAGGGGGCGCTCGGGATCGAGGCCCGGGAGGGCGACGCCCGAACCCTGGGCCTCCTCGCCCCCCTGGAGCACCTCCCAACGCGCCAAGCCGTCGAGGCCGAGCGGGCGGTCATGGCCCGTCTGGAGGGAGGCTGCAAGGTGCCCCTCGCCGCCTTCGCCGAGCCCCGCCGGGGCCGGCTGCACCTCCGGGCTCTGGTCGCGAGCCTGGACGGCACGCGCATCGCCGAGGCCGAAGGCGAGGGCGGCCCGGAGGAGGCCGTCGCTCTCGGCGACGAGGTGGCGCGCCGAATCGTGGCCTCCGGGGGCCGGGAGATTCTCGATGAAATCCGCGTTGCCTGA
- a CDS encoding uroporphyrinogen-III synthase, which produces MKSALPEAGKRPLAGRRIVVTRPAGQAGSFASLLEEMGAEPVVAPLVEIGPPEDWAPLDAAIGRLNCYHWVIFTSANGVIYFAERLAAAGKDAGAVPSRSRIMAIGPATAKAVEASLCRRADAMPAQFVAEGILALLNGEDMRGKRVLIPRAAEAREILPDTLRERGAEVDVVHAYRTLPAPPEASESLRRELAGGRIDMVAFTSSSTVWSFARALGSAFLREHRGRFKVASIGPVTTGTARELGLDPEVEAGESTTPGLAGAIAAFYAGGTAR; this is translated from the coding sequence ATGAAATCCGCGTTGCCTGAGGCCGGCAAGCGGCCCCTCGCGGGGCGGCGCATCGTCGTCACCCGGCCCGCCGGGCAGGCGGGCTCCTTCGCCTCCCTCCTGGAAGAGATGGGGGCCGAGCCGGTGGTCGCGCCCCTGGTCGAGATCGGCCCGCCCGAGGACTGGGCGCCCCTGGACGCCGCCATCGGCCGCCTGAATTGCTACCACTGGGTCATCTTCACGAGCGCCAATGGTGTGATCTATTTCGCGGAGCGCCTCGCCGCGGCGGGGAAGGACGCGGGCGCCGTGCCCTCCCGAAGCCGCATCATGGCCATAGGGCCCGCCACGGCGAAGGCGGTGGAGGCCTCCCTCTGCCGCCGGGCGGACGCCATGCCCGCCCAGTTCGTGGCCGAGGGCATCCTGGCGCTCCTGAACGGGGAGGACATGCGCGGGAAGCGCGTCCTCATCCCCCGGGCGGCCGAGGCGCGCGAGATTCTTCCCGACACCCTCAGGGAGCGGGGGGCAGAAGTGGACGTGGTCCACGCCTACCGGACTCTCCCGGCGCCCCCCGAGGCCTCCGAATCCCTGCGCCGCGAGCTGGCCGGGGGCCGGATCGACATGGTGGCCTTCACCAGCTCCTCCACCGTCTGGAGCTTCGCCCGGGCCCTCGGGAGCGCCTTCCTGCGCGAGCACCGGGGGCGCTTCAAGGTCGCCTCCATCGGCCCCGTCACGACCGGGACGGCACGGGAGTTGGGCCTCGATCCCGAGGTGGAGGCTGGGGAGTCCACGACGCCCGGGCTGGCCGGGGCCATCGCCGCCTTCTACGCGGGGGGCACCGCCAGGTAG
- a CDS encoding tRNA-dihydrouridine synthase gives MKPLPPIHPPLVNASGILSYPEVFRAFEKAGACLGGYVTKSVGPVEKAGNENPVVVYSEEKDAPVLNSLALPTQSPDDWEKDLSTLRLERSRLIVSIYGGTPEEFAQVAERMAPFADALEVNLGCPNKVPGERTIMESIGQVPSLSGEVIRLVRAACEKPIVAKLSPNSDYLAVAEACLAAGADALGCGNTLGPGLAIDLTSRQPILAGTTGGVSGPALKPINLRMTYEAYARFQCPIIAYGGIAAWRDAVEYTMAGACVLGIGTAFLGKGTHESAALTRAIWEGVLAYLDGLSFPDLVGAAHGLSAPDLTHA, from the coding sequence TTGAAACCGCTTCCCCCCATCCACCCGCCGCTGGTCAATGCGAGCGGCATTTTGAGCTATCCCGAGGTGTTTCGGGCGTTCGAGAAGGCCGGGGCCTGCCTCGGGGGCTACGTCACCAAGTCCGTCGGGCCGGTGGAGAAGGCGGGGAACGAGAACCCGGTCGTGGTGTACAGCGAGGAGAAGGATGCGCCGGTCCTCAATTCCCTGGCGCTTCCCACCCAGAGCCCCGATGACTGGGAGAAGGACCTCTCCACCCTGCGCCTGGAGCGCTCGCGCCTCATCGTCTCCATCTACGGAGGCACGCCCGAGGAGTTCGCTCAGGTGGCGGAGCGGATGGCGCCCTTCGCCGACGCCCTCGAGGTGAACCTCGGCTGCCCGAACAAGGTGCCCGGCGAGCGCACCATCATGGAGAGTATCGGCCAGGTTCCCTCGCTCTCGGGGGAAGTGATCCGTCTCGTGCGGGCCGCGTGCGAGAAGCCTATCGTCGCCAAGCTCTCCCCCAACAGCGACTATCTGGCCGTGGCCGAGGCCTGCCTCGCCGCCGGGGCGGACGCCCTCGGCTGCGGCAATACCCTGGGGCCCGGCCTCGCCATCGACCTCACCTCCCGCCAGCCCATCCTGGCGGGCACGACCGGAGGGGTGAGCGGCCCCGCCCTCAAGCCCATCAACCTGCGGATGACCTACGAGGCCTACGCGCGCTTCCAGTGCCCCATCATCGCCTACGGCGGCATCGCCGCCTGGCGGGACGCCGTCGAGTACACGATGGCGGGCGCCTGCGTGCTCGGCATCGGCACCGCGTTCCTGGGAAAGGGTACCCATGAATCCGCCGCGCTGACCCGCGCCATCTGGGAGGGCGTTCTGGCCTATCTGGACGGCCTTTCCTTCCCCGACCTGGTGGGCGCCGCCCACGGCCTTTCCGCCCCGGACCTCACCCATGCCTGA
- the ccsA gene encoding cytochrome c biogenesis protein CcsA, whose protein sequence is MIEVSVIAYLISAIAHLYNLLTAGKLPGWAAVGPLLIGFVFHTVMLGYSGMAGQSRGLWVWLNAAAWFLALLYLFVYARYREMALGGFAVPAVFVLAGYSAALWEVSGTGSLEMQGFLLKSHAFLALLSACCFFLLFASALMYVVQARQLKSRRPGAWLHRLPPLDVLDDLNHKILYFGFTFLTASLLLGSMWAQSKHDAFWAFDPLKTWPLVLIWLGYGLLLVCRMTRSWKGKRSAFFSMGAFVAVVLAIVIHL, encoded by the coding sequence GTGATTGAAGTTTCGGTCATTGCCTACCTGATTTCCGCAATCGCCCACCTGTACAACCTTCTCACGGCGGGCAAACTGCCCGGCTGGGCCGCCGTCGGTCCCCTGCTCATCGGCTTCGTCTTCCACACTGTGATGCTGGGCTACAGCGGGATGGCCGGGCAATCGCGGGGCCTGTGGGTATGGCTGAACGCCGCCGCCTGGTTCCTCGCGCTGCTCTACCTCTTTGTGTACGCCCGCTACCGGGAGATGGCCTTGGGCGGGTTCGCCGTGCCGGCCGTCTTCGTGCTGGCCGGCTACTCCGCCGCCCTGTGGGAGGTTTCGGGGACGGGCTCTCTCGAGATGCAGGGCTTCCTCCTCAAGAGCCACGCCTTCCTGGCCCTGCTGAGCGCGTGCTGCTTCTTTTTGCTGTTCGCCTCCGCCTTGATGTACGTCGTCCAGGCCCGCCAGCTGAAGTCGCGGCGGCCGGGAGCGTGGCTCCACCGGCTCCCCCCCCTCGATGTGCTGGACGACCTCAACCACAAGATTCTCTATTTCGGCTTCACCTTCCTGACCGCGAGCCTGCTGCTGGGCTCGATGTGGGCGCAGTCCAAGCACGACGCCTTCTGGGCGTTCGACCCGCTGAAGACCTGGCCGCTCGTCCTCATCTGGCTCGGGTACGGCCTGCTGCTCGTGTGCCGCATGACCCGGAGCTGGAAGGGCAAGCGCTCCGCCTTTTTCTCGATGGGAGCCTTCGTAGCCGTGGTGCTCGCCATCGTCATCCACCTCTGA
- a CDS encoding glutamyl-tRNA reductase, with amino-acid sequence MPIILAGVSHHRTPLEVRERFFFAPEAVPQWLDHLAGYNSLQERLILSTCNRVEVYSCADSFEDGVGAIRSFLAETRDIGADILGSHLYVLRDEEAMRHLFLVASSLDSMVVGEPQILGQVKEAYRLAQESGHAGKNLASLFSRAFQVAKRVRERTAIGESPVSVSSVAVDLAKKIFGALEGRTVLVIGAGEMAELAARHLSAQGAASILVANRTFARAQELAQSLGGRAVDYRNLTEELASADIVVASTGAPHAVLDRERVAAVLDRRKDRPMFLIDIAVPRDVEPQVNDLENVYVYDIDDLQAVVSANMKGREAEAEQARLIVEDELNAFLRRRKAEELSCTFAAIRVQAEAFREGELAKTLGRLPALDEKQRQALDAMTRAIVNKLLHHPFAHLRELSAGPVDEKTVELIRRLFGVRVEEPELPPPGKDDEA; translated from the coding sequence ATGCCTATCATCCTGGCCGGCGTGAGCCACCACCGCACTCCCCTGGAGGTGCGCGAGCGGTTCTTCTTCGCCCCGGAGGCCGTGCCTCAGTGGCTCGACCACCTGGCCGGCTACAACAGCCTCCAGGAGCGCCTCATCCTCTCCACGTGCAACCGCGTCGAGGTCTATAGCTGCGCCGACAGCTTCGAGGATGGGGTGGGCGCCATCCGCAGCTTCCTCGCCGAGACGCGCGACATCGGCGCCGACATCCTCGGGAGCCATCTCTACGTCCTGCGCGACGAGGAGGCCATGCGGCATCTTTTCCTCGTCGCCTCCAGCCTGGATTCCATGGTGGTGGGCGAGCCCCAGATCCTGGGGCAGGTGAAGGAGGCCTACCGCCTCGCCCAGGAGAGCGGCCACGCCGGCAAGAACCTCGCCAGCCTCTTCTCGCGCGCCTTCCAGGTGGCAAAGAGGGTGCGCGAGCGCACGGCCATCGGAGAGTCGCCGGTTTCGGTCAGCTCGGTGGCCGTGGACTTGGCGAAGAAAATCTTCGGCGCACTGGAGGGCCGCACCGTGCTCGTCATCGGCGCGGGGGAGATGGCCGAGCTGGCCGCGCGCCACCTCTCGGCCCAAGGCGCCGCTTCCATCCTCGTCGCCAACCGCACCTTCGCCCGCGCCCAGGAGCTCGCGCAGTCCCTCGGCGGACGGGCGGTGGACTACCGGAACCTGACCGAGGAGCTCGCCTCCGCCGACATCGTCGTCGCCTCGACGGGCGCCCCGCACGCCGTCCTCGATCGCGAGCGGGTGGCCGCGGTGCTCGATCGGCGGAAGGACCGGCCCATGTTCCTCATCGACATCGCCGTCCCGCGCGACGTGGAACCGCAGGTGAACGACCTCGAGAACGTCTACGTCTACGACATCGACGACCTGCAGGCGGTGGTTTCGGCGAACATGAAGGGCCGCGAGGCGGAGGCCGAGCAGGCCCGCCTCATCGTGGAGGACGAGCTCAACGCCTTCCTCCGGCGCCGGAAGGCGGAGGAGCTCTCCTGCACCTTCGCCGCCATCCGCGTCCAGGCCGAGGCCTTCCGCGAGGGGGAGCTGGCCAAGACCCTGGGCCGGCTGCCCGCGCTGGACGAGAAGCAGCGCCAGGCCCTGGACGCCATGACCCGGGCCATCGTGAACAAGCTCCTCCACCATCCCTTCGCCCACTTGCGGGAGCTGTCCGCCGGGCCGGTGGACGAGAAAACGGTCGAGCTCATCCGGCGCCTCTTCGGCGTAAGGGTCGAGGAGCCGGAACTTCCTCCTCCCGGCAAGGACGACGAGGCGTGA